From Thalassotalea psychrophila:
TAGCTTTCAGGGTTTTCAACTTGTGGCGCACTACCATAACCTAGGAGGTCGATATTGATAGTTAAAAATTCATCGGCAAGCTTCGTTTCAAGTGTACGCCATTGACTACTGCTACTTAATGAGCTGTGCAGCATAACGACCGCGCCACCATTTGGATTGCCTTTAACAAATACACCTGAATTTTGCTTTTCTACATTCACCACAACAATTACCAATTCACCTTAATAGCGTTTATTATAAGTGAAATTTTTTTATTTCTATATTGAATTAATGGCAAAACCGAACAAAAAGCTACCGACTAAAAGTGTCTATATTTACTGTAATAATTGTAAATATAAACTCTTCAAATATAAAAAAGGAGGCAAAGGATCATTGCTTAAGTGTTTTAAAGAGAGGATTGTTGAGGATTTTACCATTACTCCTTGTATGTGCCCTAATTGCGAAACAATATTTGCTAGAGATACCTTAGTTAATGGCACGCCAGCCTTTAAAATAATTGGAAATAAAGCTTATTGTAAGTAAGACAGTTCTAAATTAACGAATTCGCAGTAATCTCACACTGCGAATTCATTTCAAAGTTGTTACCTAACTAAAGCAATATTATTCTCTGCATTGTCAATATAGTTAACATATTGGTCGAGAATTTCTTGGGCTTTTTCTTCGCCGCCCGCTATTTCATTTAACGCTGCACGCCATTTTTTACCATTAGGTCCTTTCTCCCAAGTTAAGTCATTTACTCCGCCTTCCATATGCCATACAACGAGAAGGTCATAATCACCTGTTTGTAATTCCATAATCACTTCCGGTGCTGGAGTTTTGGCTTTTACTGTTGCTGGACGATAATAATCACTAATAATTTTTAATGCTTCATCGCGCTTTCCAGGCTTAAAATTAATTTTTACCACGTTTTTCCAAGTAACGCTTTTATCATAGCGTTTACCGTCTTCAGCAATGCTAATATTGCTTGCCATTAAAAATGATGCTGTTAATACGCTCATTACTATTTTTTTATACATTTTGTTTGTTCCATTGCTCGAAAACACAAGAACATTCCCTACTACCTTGTTACCACCTTGTGCATGATTACTATTCGAAAATAACAATCTGAACCTTAAACACTAGTACAAATTCTTTAGTAAACAAGTAATTGTCTTTGCGGGCTTTTATTAGTAGATTAATTATCTAGAGAATTTATTGAGGAATATAATGAATATTTATGGCGACAGTAAATCGGGAAATTGTTACAAACTACAATTAGCCTGTGCCAATTTAGGCATCGAATATACTTGGATAGAACTAAACATTTTAAATAAAGAAACACAAAGTGAAGAGTTTTTATCAAAAAATCCTAACGGCAAAATCCCCATTATTGAATTATCATCAGCAGAGGTTTTAACTGAGTCTAATGCCATTTTGAATTACCTTGCTGATAACTCCACACTATTGCCAACAGATCCTTTAAATAGAGCGAAAGTACTGCAATGGCAATTCTTTGAACAGTACTCGCATGAGCCTTATGTAGCCGTAGCTCGATTTATTGAAAAATATTTAGGCTTACCAGAAGAAAGGCTATTGGAATATAAACAAAAGCAGGTTGGTGGCTACAAAGCATTAGATATTATGGAACAGCATTTATCGACAAATTTATTTTTCGTTAATGATACCTATTCGATTGCTGACATTTCGTTATACGCATATACCCATGTTGCAAATGAAGGTGGGTTTGATTTGTCTTCATACCCAAATATTAAGCATTGGCTAACAAGGATTGGACAACAACCCGGTTACCGTCCAATGCATAATTAAGTTAGGCTTAGTATTGCAGAGTAAACAGCAGCTCGGTTAAATCGGGCTGCCATTGGAATTCTTTAAGCTTTATTCGACCATTTAATACAACTATTTCTTCAGATTGCAGTAAACCTTTTTGTTTATCGAAATATTCACTGCCGATAGGGAATGAAATTTTACCTTGAGAATTGATCACCCGCTGCCAAGGTACATTTAATTTTTTT
This genomic window contains:
- a CDS encoding glutathione S-transferase family protein, which gives rise to MNIYGDSKSGNCYKLQLACANLGIEYTWIELNILNKETQSEEFLSKNPNGKIPIIELSSAEVLTESNAILNYLADNSTLLPTDPLNRAKVLQWQFFEQYSHEPYVAVARFIEKYLGLPEERLLEYKQKQVGGYKALDIMEQHLSTNLFFVNDTYSIADISLYAYTHVANEGGFDLSSYPNIKHWLTRIGQQPGYRPMHN
- a CDS encoding MGMT family protein; the protein is MSLESTKPVNINYQKIWQTVLCIPKGRVASYGQIADLAGLPGKARLVGRALGFAPKKLNVPWQRVINSQGKISFPIGSEYFDKQKGLLQSEEIVVLNGRIKLKEFQWQPDLTELLFTLQY